A genome region from Aphelocoma coerulescens isolate FSJ_1873_10779 chromosome Z unlocalized genomic scaffold, UR_Acoe_1.0 ChrZ, whole genome shotgun sequence includes the following:
- the LOC138103570 gene encoding retrovirus-related Pol polyprotein from transposon 412, producing the protein MDSISQVIHSCETCAAIKQAKRVKPLWYGGRWSKYRYGEAWQVDYITLPQTRQGKRYVLTMVEATTGWLETYPVPHATARNTILGLEKQVLWRHGTPDRIESDNGTHFKNSLINTWAREHGIEWIYHIPYHAPAAGKVERCNGLLKTTLKALGGGTFKNWEANLAKATWMVNTRGSINRAGPAESEPLHTVDGDRVPVVHLRDYLSVNGPSLSCCMTQR; encoded by the exons atggacagcatctcacaggtcatccacagctgtgagacctgtgctgcaatcaaacaggccaagcgggtgaagcctctgtggtacggcggacgatggtcaaagtacaggtatggggaagcctggcaagttgattacatcacccttccccaaactcgccaaggcaagcgctacgtgttgaccatggttgaagcaaccactggatggctggagacctaccctgtgcctcatgctacagcccggaacaccatcttgggcctggaaaagcaagtcctgtggagacatggcacccccgacaggatcgagtcagacaacgggactcattttaagaacagcctcatcaacacctgggccagagaacacggtatcgaatggatatatcatattccttatcatgcaccagctgccggaaaagttgaacgctgcaatggactacttaaaaccaccctaaaggcacttggtgggggaaccttcaaaaattgggaagcgaacttagcgaaggctacctggatggtcaatacccgagggtccatcaatcgagctggtcctgccgagtccgaacccttgcacacagtggatggagatagagtccctgtggtacacctgagag actatctttctgttaatggcccatcattgtcctgctgcatgactcagagataa